The following proteins come from a genomic window of Legionella cherrii:
- a CDS encoding ABC-F family ATP-binding cassette domain-containing protein produces MMHKPIRFQDLSLSFPHKTCFVDFSGQVSNGSRIAIIGRNGTGKSTLLKILAGVLQPTEGDIHFPQALNRGYVPQVIEEYNSLSGGQRFQKLLTQALASDPNLLMLDEPSNHLDRKNRHSLMRMLSDYRGTLIMVTHDIELLQSTVDTIWHIDQGKVNVFTGCYEDYLREITIQRHAIEGELAELIRQKKQLHVDMMKEQVRAKSSRAQGEKHIQQRKWPTIVSQSKARNAQETSGRRKSAICHKKQELSQRLSELYLPETIQPKFAVPGVVTSQTLVTISEGTVGYVENKSILRELSFSIKARDRIAICGDNGSGKSTLLRAILGSPSVIKTGNWTVPQAYEIGYLDQHYTTLPAEKTVWEAISCCLIYKSYTEIREHLNDFLFRKNEEVNALVSTLSGGEKARLSLAQIAAITPKMLILDEMTNNLDRETRAHVIQVLKVYPGAMIVISHDADFLNAIQVTDRYEIKDGLLSAL; encoded by the coding sequence ATGATGCATAAGCCTATTCGATTTCAAGATCTTAGTCTTTCTTTCCCCCACAAAACATGTTTTGTGGACTTCAGTGGCCAAGTTTCCAACGGCAGTCGAATTGCAATTATTGGACGCAATGGCACTGGAAAATCAACCCTGCTCAAAATACTTGCAGGAGTACTTCAACCAACCGAGGGTGACATCCATTTTCCTCAAGCATTGAATAGAGGTTATGTCCCCCAAGTCATTGAAGAATATAACTCATTAAGTGGAGGACAACGTTTTCAAAAATTATTGACGCAGGCATTGGCTTCGGATCCAAATCTTTTAATGCTCGATGAGCCTAGTAATCACCTGGATCGTAAAAATCGACATTCTTTAATGAGAATGCTTTCTGATTATCGAGGAACCTTAATTATGGTGACCCATGATATCGAATTATTGCAATCCACTGTGGATACGATTTGGCATATTGATCAAGGTAAGGTCAATGTTTTTACTGGATGTTATGAGGATTACTTGCGAGAAATCACGATTCAGCGCCATGCGATTGAAGGTGAACTTGCGGAACTGATACGTCAGAAAAAGCAACTTCATGTCGACATGATGAAAGAACAAGTACGAGCCAAGAGCAGTAGAGCTCAAGGTGAAAAACACATTCAGCAGCGGAAGTGGCCAACCATTGTTTCACAGAGTAAAGCGAGGAATGCACAAGAGACTTCTGGACGTAGAAAAAGCGCAATCTGTCATAAGAAACAAGAGTTAAGCCAACGTTTATCAGAACTCTACTTGCCCGAAACGATTCAACCCAAATTTGCTGTTCCTGGGGTTGTAACAAGCCAGACCTTAGTAACAATCAGCGAAGGAACTGTTGGTTATGTGGAAAATAAGTCTATTTTGCGTGAGTTGAGCTTTTCAATAAAAGCACGAGATCGGATTGCGATTTGTGGCGATAACGGTTCAGGTAAATCCACTTTACTCAGAGCCATTTTAGGTAGTCCGTCTGTAATAAAAACAGGAAATTGGACTGTCCCGCAAGCGTATGAGATTGGCTACCTTGATCAACATTATACGACGCTGCCAGCAGAGAAAACCGTATGGGAGGCGATAAGCTGTTGCTTAATCTATAAATCCTATACCGAAATTAGGGAGCATCTAAATGATTTTTTATTTCGAAAAAATGAAGAAGTTAATGCCTTGGTTTCAACCTTATCTGGTGGAGAAAAGGCTAGACTCTCTTTGGCACAAATTGCGGCGATTACACCCAAAATGCTGATTTTGGATGAAATGACAAACAACTTGGATAGAGAAACACGTGCTCACGTAATTCAGGTACTCAAAGTTTATCCTGGGGCCATGATTGTTATTTCCCATGATGCTGATTTTTTGAATGCTATCCAAGTAACTGATCGGTATGAAATTAAGGATGGGCTATTAAGCGCCTTATAG